The stretch of DNA CCAACGTGGAGAGGCACGACGGAATCCCGCCTTTCAAGGAAACCCGGGAATACGTGCGGCGTGTGACCGAGACAATCAAACAGACCGAGGGCAAATAGTTGGGCCATAAGCCTAAAGCCGGCCACACCCGAAGTCGACAATAAGCCTATAGGATGTCGCCTGGTGCATGGGATATGATCAACCAGCTCATACAGATCATCAACGATGAAGCGCTCCTGTTCGAGGAGTTTCTGCGCCTTCTGGACTGCCAAAAGGAGGCGCTTGTCGCCAATGACACCGAGCGTCTCAACCAGATCACACAATTGCAGCAGCAGAAACTGGTCGAGTGCCGCGCCCTGGATCACCGTCGCGATCAGATAGTCGCCGCCATTAAGGAGGCGAACACGATAGTCGGGGACGTGACGGTCACGCGGCTGCTGGAATACGCCGACGAGGACCAGTCGCAGCGCCTGATTCGCCTGCGCGAGGCGGTTCTAAGCCTGAATGACCGCATCTCCGACGCCCGCAACACCAATGCCATGCTCTTGAACCGTTCGCGCGAATTCATCTCACGGACAATGAGAATGCTCTCCCGCCTGCACGCCCCGGGCAAGACTTACGGTCGCACGGGCGCCGCTGCGCAGGACGGCGCCGTGGTGGCGGTGGACAGGAGGATCTGATGCCGGGACTGTTCCAGGGATTGGAATTAGGCAAGCGGGCGCTGATTGGCCACCAGGCCAGCCTGCAGACCATCGGCCATAACATCGCCAATGTCGATACTCCGGGCTATACCCGCCAGCGGGTGCGCATTTCGACCTCCTACCCTGAGATGACCGTCAACGGGCCGGTCGGCACCGGGCTGACTGTCGACGATGTCTACCATGTGCGCGACTTGTTCCTCGGTCAGCAGTTCCGGGAAGCGCAGAAAGATCTCGGCCGCTGGTCTTACAAAGACAAAGCTCTGCAGCAGATCGAGGGGATTTTCTCTGAGCCGCAGGACGGGTCTCTAAACGAGCTCCTCGATCAGTTTTGGAATGATTGGTCGGCGTTATCCACCGACGCCGAGAACAGCGGCCACCGCTCGAGTGTACTGGCCAGCGCCCGTCAACTGATGAACGCCATCAAAAACCTGGCTACCAGTCTGGAGGAGCAGCAGCGCGCGACCGACCGCGATCTCGAAGGCTACGTATCGGAAGTGAACGAAGCCACCGCCGAAATTGCCCGCCTCAACCAGCAGATTAAGCGCACGGAATTAGACGGCTCCAAGGCGAACGATTTGAGAGACATGCGGGACCGGCTGATCGATGAACTGGCCGCAGTTGTCGATGTCAATGTCGCCGAGCAGCGGGACGGCACCGCGACAGTGTACATGGGCAGCATGTTGCTGGTCGACGGTAACTCATCGTTCAAGATCGGAGTCGAAACGGAGCGCGACGGCGAGAAAGTCACTCACACGATGGTGTGGGCAGGCTCGAAATACCGCCTTAAGAACATCAACGGCAGGATCGCCGGGTTGATTGAAACTCGCGATGAAGTCATTCCGAGATATCTGAATGAACTTAACCGCCTGGCGCGGACGATTGTCGAGCAGGTCAACGCCATTCATGCGGCGGGCTACGGTCTCGACGGTTCCACCGGCGTGAATTTCTTTGATCCGGCGTTCACCGATGCC from Candidatus Zixiibacteriota bacterium encodes:
- the flgK gene encoding flagellar hook-associated protein FlgK — translated: MPGLFQGLELGKRALIGHQASLQTIGHNIANVDTPGYTRQRVRISTSYPEMTVNGPVGTGLTVDDVYHVRDLFLGQQFREAQKDLGRWSYKDKALQQIEGIFSEPQDGSLNELLDQFWNDWSALSTDAENSGHRSSVLASARQLMNAIKNLATSLEEQQRATDRDLEGYVSEVNEATAEIARLNQQIKRTELDGSKANDLRDMRDRLIDELAAVVDVNVAEQRDGTATVYMGSMLLVDGNSSFKIGVETERDGEKVTHTMVWAGSKYRLKNINGRIAGLIETRDEVIPRYLNELNRLARTIVEQVNAIHAAGYGLDGSTGVNFFDPAFTDAGNLRLNAEIILDKNKIAASDSSNPDDRSNGRVAALLADLRESLVMSGQTSTINQFYQNLVGGLGVEAREATSFNGNFELITHQIDNQRQSVQGVSLDEEMANLIKSQHAFDAASRVITVMDEALDTVISKMGIVG
- a CDS encoding flagellar protein FlgN, which codes for MINQLIQIINDEALLFEEFLRLLDCQKEALVANDTERLNQITQLQQQKLVECRALDHRRDQIVAAIKEANTIVGDVTVTRLLEYADEDQSQRLIRLREAVLSLNDRISDARNTNAMLLNRSREFISRTMRMLSRLHAPGKTYGRTGAAAQDGAVVAVDRRI